The following coding sequences lie in one Pseudomonas monsensis genomic window:
- a CDS encoding acetyl-CoA C-acetyltransferase: MQDVVIVAATRTAIGSFQGSLASVSAVDLGAAVIRQLLEQTGLDGAQVDEVIMGQVLTAGAGQNPARQAAIKAGLPHAVPAMTLNKVCGSGLKALHLGAQAIRCGDAEVIIAGGQENMSLSNYVLPGARTGLRMGHAQMVDTMISDGLWDAFNDYHMGITAENLVDKYQISREQQDAFAAASQQKAAAAIEAGRFVDEITPILIPQRKGDPVAFKVDEQPRGDTTAESLAKLRPAFKKDGSVTAGNASSLNDGAAAVILMSAEKAKALGLPVLAKIAAYANAGVDPAIMGIGPVSATRRCLDKAGWNIGQLDLIEANEAFAAQSLAVAKDLQWDLDKVNVNGGAIALGHPIGASGCRVLVTLLHEMIKRDAKKGLATLCIGGGQGVALALERA; this comes from the coding sequence ATGCAAGACGTCGTAATTGTTGCCGCCACGCGCACCGCGATCGGCAGTTTCCAGGGCTCCCTGGCCAGCGTGTCCGCGGTGGATCTGGGCGCGGCGGTGATCCGCCAGTTGCTCGAACAAACCGGTCTGGACGGTGCCCAGGTCGATGAAGTGATCATGGGCCAGGTGCTGACTGCCGGCGCCGGCCAGAACCCGGCGCGTCAGGCCGCGATCAAGGCCGGCCTGCCCCACGCCGTACCGGCCATGACCCTGAACAAGGTCTGTGGTTCGGGCCTGAAGGCCCTGCACCTGGGCGCGCAAGCGATCCGTTGCGGTGACGCCGAGGTGATCATCGCCGGCGGTCAGGAGAACATGAGCCTGTCCAACTACGTACTGCCGGGCGCACGCACCGGTCTGCGCATGGGCCATGCGCAAATGGTCGACACCATGATCAGCGATGGTCTGTGGGATGCGTTCAACGATTACCACATGGGCATCACCGCGGAAAATCTGGTCGATAAATACCAGATCAGCCGCGAGCAACAGGACGCTTTCGCCGCAGCCTCGCAGCAGAAAGCCGCTGCCGCCATCGAGGCCGGCCGCTTTGTCGATGAAATCACCCCGATCCTGATTCCGCAGCGCAAAGGCGATCCTGTCGCGTTCAAGGTTGACGAACAACCACGCGGCGACACCACCGCCGAATCGCTGGCGAAACTGCGCCCGGCCTTCAAAAAGGACGGCAGCGTGACGGCCGGCAACGCCTCGTCGCTGAACGACGGCGCCGCTGCGGTGATCCTGATGAGCGCCGAGAAAGCCAAGGCCCTGGGCCTGCCGGTGCTGGCAAAAATTGCCGCCTATGCCAACGCAGGCGTTGATCCGGCGATCATGGGCATCGGCCCGGTCTCGGCTACCCGCCGCTGCCTCGACAAGGCGGGCTGGAACATCGGCCAGCTCGACCTGATCGAAGCCAACGAAGCCTTCGCTGCGCAATCGCTGGCGGTGGCCAAGGATCTGCAATGGGATCTGGACAAGGTCAACGTCAACGGCGGCGCCATCGCCCTCGGTCACCCGATCGGTGCCTCGGGCTGCCGGGTGCTGGTAACCCTGCTGCACGAGATGATCAAGCGTGATGCGAAAAAGGGTCTGGCGACCTTGTGCATCGGCGGTGGT